One genomic window of Mucilaginibacter sp. SJ includes the following:
- a CDS encoding RagB/SusD family nutrient uptake outer membrane protein, whose protein sequence is MKAKKLISIALLSTLSLGACKKSYLDKPINGALEPQFLETESGADELLVGAYAVLDGQQGGDAAVGGGGAWEASPDNWVYGGVVGGDASKGSIAGDQQPIEPMMKYNADASNGFFDSKWRADYEGVSRTNNTIKITNKVTSISASNKTNILAQARFLRAHYYFDLKKMFNNVPYLDETTTDVNQPNNTDIWPKIEADFKYAYDNLPNTQTEVGRANKWAAGAYLGKTYLYEHKYTEAKAVFDAVIAQGVTSDGKKYALNAKFNDNFRTATNNSAESVFAVQAAANTDPNGPSQANNGDMLNFPYGNSSPFSCCGFYQPSIDLVNHFRTNSTTGLPYLDDYNSHAIKTDMGLASADDYTPDAGTIDPRLDWTAGRRGIPYLDWGLHPGADWIRDQQYGGPYSPIKNVYGQAEQDVNGDNTSWAPGSGINYNVIRYADVLLMAAEVEAQVGSLDKAESYVNLVRSRAANPDGFVHKYKDDDDPTAGFTTQAAANYKVSPYPGGAFASKDFALKAIYFERKIELAMEGHRFFDLVRWGIADTELNAYIAYQSTLTSDVKGGKFIKGKSEYFPIPLVEIDLSAKGGTPQLKQNPGYH, encoded by the coding sequence ATGAAAGCTAAAAAACTTATTTCCATAGCGCTTTTAAGCACCCTGTCGCTTGGCGCATGTAAAAAATCATATCTTGATAAGCCTATTAACGGCGCCCTCGAACCACAATTTCTGGAAACAGAATCAGGAGCTGATGAATTACTTGTAGGTGCCTATGCAGTGCTTGATGGTCAGCAAGGCGGTGATGCCGCAGTAGGTGGCGGCGGTGCCTGGGAAGCATCACCGGATAACTGGGTATACGGCGGTGTAGTAGGTGGTGATGCATCAAAGGGCAGTATTGCCGGCGATCAGCAACCGATAGAACCGATGATGAAATACAACGCCGATGCCAGCAACGGCTTTTTCGACAGTAAATGGCGGGCCGATTATGAGGGGGTATCACGCACCAACAATACCATTAAAATAACCAATAAGGTTACTTCCATATCAGCCTCAAATAAAACCAATATACTGGCACAGGCCCGGTTTTTAAGGGCGCACTATTACTTCGATCTGAAAAAGATGTTCAATAATGTACCTTATCTTGATGAAACAACAACCGACGTTAATCAACCTAACAACACAGATATTTGGCCAAAGATTGAAGCAGATTTCAAATACGCCTACGACAATCTGCCTAATACCCAAACCGAAGTTGGCCGTGCCAATAAATGGGCAGCCGGCGCATATTTAGGTAAAACTTACTTGTATGAGCATAAATATACCGAAGCAAAGGCTGTATTTGATGCGGTTATTGCACAGGGCGTAACTTCTGATGGTAAAAAATATGCCCTTAACGCTAAATTCAACGACAACTTCAGAACGGCTACCAATAACAGCGCCGAATCGGTTTTTGCTGTTCAGGCTGCTGCCAATACCGATCCTAACGGCCCGTCGCAGGCAAATAACGGCGATATGCTTAACTTTCCGTATGGCAATAGCAGCCCGTTTAGTTGCTGTGGTTTTTACCAGCCATCAATTGACCTTGTAAATCATTTTCGCACCAATTCAACTACGGGTTTACCATATCTTGACGATTATAACAGCCACGCTATAAAAACAGATATGGGCCTGGCATCGGCCGACGATTATACCCCGGATGCCGGCACAATTGACCCGCGCCTTGACTGGACTGCCGGTCGCCGCGGGATCCCTTATCTTGACTGGGGCTTACATCCTGGAGCCGACTGGATCCGAGATCAGCAGTACGGCGGCCCTTATTCGCCTATCAAAAATGTTTACGGCCAGGCCGAGCAGGATGTAAACGGTGATAACACCTCATGGGCCCCAGGCTCAGGGATCAATTACAACGTGATCCGTTATGCCGATGTATTGTTGATGGCTGCCGAAGTTGAAGCACAGGTTGGTAGTCTGGATAAAGCCGAAAGTTATGTAAACCTGGTGCGTAGCCGTGCAGCTAATCCCGATGGCTTTGTACACAAATACAAAGATGATGATGACCCTACGGCCGGGTTTACCACTCAGGCTGCTGCTAACTACAAAGTGAGCCCTTATCCCGGCGGTGCATTTGCCAGCAAGGATTTTGCGCTTAAAGCCATCTATTTTGAACGTAAAATTGAACTTGCCATGGAAGGGCACCGCTTTTTTGACCTTGTGCGCTGGGGCATTGCCGATACCGAGCTTAATGCTTATATAGCATATCAAAGCACGTTGACCAGTGATGTAAAAGGCGGTAAATTTATTAAAGGTAAAAGCGAATATTTCCCGATACCGCTGGTGGAGATTGACTTAAGCGCTAAAGGCGGCACACCGCAATTGAAACAAAACCCGGGTTATCACTAA
- a CDS encoding TonB-dependent receptor, with translation MKLVTVLLLTGIMQIHAAAYSQNVYNFNVNNISVKQMFKQIEKSSKYTVFYRLDQVDVDRKINVDVQDAPIETVMQKVLQKQPLTFQVVDDIIIIKPADAKPVVTVTVTGVVKDINGQPLPGVSVKLRGSNLGTVTNVDGKYSLTLPDGNGTLEFGFLGFTTQAIPVNGQTTINVTLLEESKALNEVVVVGYTTQKKKDLTGAVAVVNVKDLNKQASSSVNSQLQGQASGVTVTGSGQPGEEPQVHIRGFNTFGNNTPLYVVDGVETYDVSTLNPNDVETFQVLKDASSASIYGARAANGVIIITTKRGKGKVNIQYDAYYGTQRPKGGNVWNTITPQQMADLKLTAKKNSGDNSIKDALYNPTGTGSAFTLPDYITPAGAKEGDPSVDPSKYYVNPFYTSAADLGNFYRITRANKAGTDWYHELFKSAPMNSHNISLSGSTDNASYLFSLNYFNQQGTLIDTYLKRYTLRSNTTYNVTKHIRVGENLAYSITRQPQVNDGTSHSQVSTNDPDGVIAHALREQPIIPVYDIKGNYAGSYGTGLGDANNPVAIQERTKNNQSTSYRLLGNVFAEADIIPGLTLRTSFGGDIINSNNHSFSFPTYENVENSSTNTYSEGSDNSYTYNWTNTLSYQKVFGKHNVNIVVGTEAVEDHDRYVGGSIQGFYTFDPDYVNLSTGTTNKNTYSGKSNNSLFSEFARLDYTYNDRYLFNATIRRDGSSKFPVDQRYGYFPAFSAGWRISQENFMKNITWLTDLKLRGGWGIMGNQINMGSKDAYVTFSNDIGQSYYPIDGSLNLTPGFYQDQTANPHALWEKDINSNFGFDATLFGGKIAVTADYYRKDIKDLLFNATQLGTAGNGAFPAQNVGKMKTDGLDLSVTGNFRASSDLSFNATGTLTTYNNKVLKVSDDRDYFPGSATSRFDNPITRSQVGHSLGEFYGYQIMGFWNSQAEIDAADKAVQTRTGDPNAYYQSDVKVGRFRYKDVNGDGVITDADRTFIGNPNPKVTAGLNLGVNYKNFDASVFLYGSFGNKLWNSVKYWRDFYASFGTAKSYTALNDSWTPTHQNAKAPIQELDASTSSGATPNSYFVENGTYVRMRNAQVGYTFNIAGLKKAGIQKLRIYVSATNLFTLTGYSGVDPELSGNTKDFGIDEGSYASPRTFIFGVNFSL, from the coding sequence ATGAAGCTGGTAACCGTTCTGCTCTTAACGGGCATTATGCAAATACACGCTGCCGCTTATTCACAAAATGTTTACAACTTTAATGTGAACAATATTTCTGTTAAGCAAATGTTTAAGCAGATTGAAAAAAGCAGTAAATACACTGTTTTTTACCGGCTTGATCAGGTTGATGTTGACAGGAAAATAAATGTGGATGTGCAGGACGCGCCTATTGAAACCGTAATGCAGAAGGTGCTGCAAAAACAGCCTTTAACCTTCCAGGTGGTTGATGATATCATCATTATAAAACCTGCCGATGCAAAACCTGTTGTCACGGTAACTGTAACAGGTGTGGTTAAAGACATTAACGGGCAGCCTTTACCGGGTGTAAGTGTAAAACTCAGAGGTAGTAATTTAGGTACGGTTACCAATGTTGATGGTAAATACAGCCTTACCCTGCCCGATGGTAACGGCACACTTGAATTTGGCTTTTTAGGCTTTACCACACAGGCTATTCCGGTAAACGGACAAACCACCATTAATGTAACCCTGCTTGAAGAATCAAAAGCATTAAATGAGGTTGTTGTGGTTGGTTATACCACGCAGAAAAAGAAAGACCTTACCGGCGCCGTTGCGGTAGTTAATGTTAAAGACCTCAACAAACAGGCATCGTCATCAGTAAACTCGCAATTGCAAGGCCAGGCATCGGGCGTTACCGTTACCGGATCAGGACAACCCGGGGAAGAGCCGCAGGTACACATCAGGGGTTTTAATACTTTCGGAAATAATACTCCTTTATACGTAGTTGACGGTGTGGAAACATATGATGTAAGCACGCTGAACCCTAATGATGTTGAGACCTTCCAGGTGTTAAAAGACGCGAGTTCGGCATCAATATATGGTGCAAGGGCGGCAAACGGCGTTATCATCATCACTACCAAACGGGGTAAGGGCAAAGTAAATATTCAATATGACGCCTACTACGGTACGCAAAGGCCAAAAGGCGGCAACGTTTGGAATACCATAACGCCACAACAAATGGCCGACTTGAAACTTACCGCTAAGAAAAATTCGGGCGATAACAGCATTAAAGACGCCTTGTACAACCCAACGGGTACAGGCTCGGCTTTTACACTGCCTGATTATATTACCCCGGCAGGTGCTAAAGAAGGTGACCCATCTGTCGATCCATCAAAATACTATGTAAATCCTTTTTATACATCAGCTGCAGACCTGGGTAATTTTTACAGGATAACAAGGGCCAACAAAGCCGGTACCGACTGGTATCATGAGTTGTTTAAATCGGCCCCGATGAATAGCCACAATATATCGTTGAGCGGCAGTACTGATAACGCCAGCTATTTATTCTCGTTAAATTATTTTAACCAGCAAGGTACACTGATTGATACTTATCTTAAACGGTACACGCTGCGCTCAAATACCACCTATAATGTAACTAAACACATCAGGGTGGGTGAAAACCTGGCTTACTCTATAACCAGGCAGCCGCAGGTAAATGACGGAACATCACATTCGCAGGTTAGCACCAACGACCCGGACGGCGTTATTGCACATGCCCTGCGTGAGCAACCGATCATTCCGGTTTATGATATTAAAGGTAACTATGCAGGCAGTTACGGTACAGGCCTCGGCGACGCCAACAATCCGGTTGCCATACAGGAACGTACAAAAAACAACCAGTCAACAAGCTATCGTTTGCTTGGTAACGTATTTGCCGAAGCCGACATTATTCCCGGCCTTACCTTACGTACCAGTTTTGGCGGCGATATCATCAACAGCAACAACCATTCGTTTTCGTTCCCTACGTATGAAAACGTTGAAAACTCTTCAACCAATACTTACAGCGAAGGCTCGGACAATAGCTATACCTACAACTGGACCAACACCCTTAGCTATCAAAAAGTATTTGGTAAACACAATGTTAATATAGTGGTAGGTACCGAGGCCGTTGAAGATCACGACCGTTATGTTGGCGGCAGCATCCAGGGCTTTTATACTTTTGATCCTGATTATGTAAACCTGTCTACCGGTACTACCAATAAAAACACTTACAGCGGTAAATCTAACAACTCGTTATTTTCAGAGTTTGCCCGTTTAGATTATACTTATAACGACCGCTACCTGTTTAACGCCACTATCCGTCGCGACGGCTCATCAAAATTTCCTGTTGATCAACGTTATGGCTACTTCCCGGCATTCAGCGCAGGCTGGCGTATCTCGCAGGAAAACTTTATGAAAAATATCACCTGGCTTACCGACCTGAAGCTAAGAGGCGGCTGGGGTATTATGGGTAACCAGATCAATATGGGCAGTAAAGACGCTTACGTTACGTTCAGCAATGATATTGGCCAGTCGTATTATCCTATTGATGGTTCACTTAACCTGACCCCGGGCTTTTACCAGGACCAAACAGCCAACCCTCACGCGCTTTGGGAAAAAGATATTAACTCCAACTTTGGCTTTGATGCAACCTTATTTGGCGGCAAAATAGCCGTAACTGCCGATTACTACCGCAAAGACATTAAGGACTTGTTATTTAACGCTACCCAGTTAGGTACTGCGGGTAACGGTGCTTTCCCGGCACAAAACGTTGGTAAAATGAAAACCGATGGTCTTGACCTTTCTGTTACCGGCAACTTCAGGGCCAGCAGCGATCTGAGCTTTAATGCGACAGGTACTTTAACCACTTATAATAATAAAGTATTAAAAGTATCTGATGACAGGGATTACTTCCCTGGTTCTGCAACAAGCAGGTTTGATAACCCGATTACCCGCAGCCAGGTAGGTCATTCTTTAGGCGAGTTTTATGGCTACCAAATCATGGGCTTCTGGAATTCGCAGGCCGAAATTGACGCAGCCGACAAAGCTGTACAAACCCGCACCGGCGATCCGAATGCTTACTACCAATCAGATGTAAAGGTTGGCCGTTTCAGGTATAAAGACGTAAACGGTGATGGTGTCATTACCGATGCCGACCGTACTTTTATCGGTAATCCAAATCCTAAAGTTACTGCCGGCTTAAACCTGGGTGTAAACTATAAAAATTTTGATGCCAGTGTATTTCTTTATGGCTCATTTGGCAATAAATTATGGAACAGCGTTAAATACTGGAGAGACTTCTATGCTTCATTTGGTACAGCAAAAAGCTATACCGCACTTAATGATTCATGGACGCCAACTCATCAAAATGCAAAGGCACCCATCCAGGAACTTGACGCATCAACCAGCAGCGGCGCTACACCAAACTCATATTTTGTTGAAAACGGCACCTATGTACGTATGCGTAACGCGCAGGTTGGCTACACTTTTAACATTGCAGGGCTTAAAAAGGCGGGGATCCAAAAGCTAAGGATCTATGTATCAGCAACCAACCTGTTTACTTTAACAGGTTACAGCGGTGTTGATCCTGAACTAAGCGGCAACACCAAAGATTTTGGTATTGACGAGGGTAGCTATGCCAGCCCGCGCACCTTCATTTTCGGAGTTAATTTTTCATTATAA
- a CDS encoding acyltransferase family protein: MDKSSSRFLSLDVFRGMTLCFMIIVNTPGSGAAPFSPLEHAAWHGFTPTDLVFPSFLFAVGNAMSFSMKRYQEMGNAAVLSKIFRRTLLIFLIGYLMYWFPFFSMSGGFHLKPITHTRIMGVLQRIALCYCFTSLMIHFFSKQTVFILSGLFLVIYWIILLVYGNPADPLSMTGNAGIYLDKFLFGVDHLYHGEGIPFEPEGVLSTLPAIVNVVVGYYAGKFIQQKGKGYDATTKLLLTGCLFIFLALCWNMVFPINKKLWTSSFVLVTTGLDLVILSALIYALEINNWNKGNWARFFTIMGKNPLPIYVLSEILLIPVSMIMISNTNAVDWINTAFYQAIAPGPIGSLLFAISFMMICWLVAYMLDKRNIYIRV, from the coding sequence ATGGACAAATCATCATCGCGGTTTTTATCGCTGGATGTATTTCGTGGCATGACTTTATGCTTCATGATCATTGTAAATACGCCGGGCAGCGGAGCAGCCCCTTTTTCGCCACTTGAACATGCCGCATGGCATGGCTTCACCCCAACCGATCTTGTGTTCCCTTCTTTTCTGTTTGCCGTAGGCAATGCCATGAGCTTTTCAATGAAACGCTACCAGGAAATGGGCAACGCGGCTGTGTTAAGCAAAATCTTCAGGCGAACGCTGCTTATATTTTTAATAGGATACCTCATGTACTGGTTCCCTTTCTTTTCAATGAGCGGCGGCTTTCATTTAAAACCTATTACACATACCCGAATTATGGGTGTTTTGCAGCGAATCGCCCTGTGTTATTGCTTTACCTCGCTTATGATCCATTTCTTTTCTAAACAAACCGTTTTTATTTTATCCGGTTTGTTTTTAGTGATCTACTGGATCATCCTGCTGGTGTACGGCAACCCTGCCGATCCGCTGAGCATGACCGGCAACGCGGGTATCTACCTTGATAAGTTTTTGTTCGGCGTAGATCACCTGTATCACGGTGAGGGTATTCCGTTTGAGCCGGAAGGTGTATTAAGCACATTGCCGGCAATTGTTAACGTTGTGGTTGGATACTATGCGGGTAAATTCATTCAACAAAAAGGCAAAGGTTATGATGCCACTACCAAGTTGCTGTTAACCGGCTGCCTGTTCATCTTTTTAGCCTTATGCTGGAATATGGTTTTCCCGATCAATAAAAAGCTGTGGACAAGCTCATTTGTACTGGTTACCACCGGGTTGGATTTGGTGATCCTGTCGGCGCTGATCTACGCGCTGGAGATCAATAACTGGAACAAAGGCAACTGGGCCCGATTTTTCACCATCATGGGTAAAAACCCGCTGCCAATTTATGTGCTCTCTGAAATATTGTTGATCCCGGTGAGCATGATCATGATAAGCAACACAAATGCCGTGGATTGGATAAATACAGCTTTTTACCAGGCCATAGCCCCCGGCCCGATTGGATCATTGCTATTCGCCATCAGCTTTATGATGATTTGCTGGCTGGTTGCTTATATGCTTGATAAACGGAATATTTATATCAGGGTGTGA
- a CDS encoding beta-N-acetylhexosaminidase: MKKLSLLLCGCMAHLLSVAQAAKPALALIPQPVKVTQTTGQFVLPKTVVVEAGSSADVANVTAYLKRKLSTATGAFITVKSVAHTAPIRLILNKTADTVIKTEGYKLSVTPKKVVIRANDAAGLFYGVQTFFQLLPKEIEGLEVAKGIKWTAPSVEITDYPRFGWRGLMFDVSRHFFTKAEVKQYIDAMVKYKFNLLHLHLTDDEGWRVEIKSLPRLTEVGSHNVKKVGQFGTFTPPTADEPRTYGGFYTQEDIKELVQYAKDRFVNILPEIDVPGHSLAAIVAYPELSCTPGADKYVVNSGEPFMDWSGPHNRAIVDNTLCPANEAVYTFMDKVVTEIAQLFPFGYIHLGGDECAKNFWEQSDAIKALMAKENLKDMNEVQAYFEKRLEKIVESKGKKFMGWDEIIEGGLGPNAAVMSWRGIQGGITAAKAGHEVVMSPTTFAYLDYMQSDRVNETKIYATLRLNKTYSWEPVPDSVDARLIKGGQANLWTEQVYNIRQAEYMTWPRGMAIAEDVWSPKGTKNWDGFFGRVEKHFPRFDEAETKIAPSAYDPSFDAVLNPDSTLKITLTNEVNGLDIYYSFDNSFPDRFYPKYTAPIDAPKDATTLKVITYRGKKPIGRMVTMPLAELKSRIKK, from the coding sequence ATGAAGAAATTATCCTTATTGCTTTGCGGCTGTATGGCACACCTGCTTTCTGTAGCCCAGGCAGCTAAACCAGCCCTGGCGCTTATCCCGCAGCCTGTAAAAGTTACCCAAACTACCGGCCAGTTTGTATTGCCCAAAACGGTGGTTGTAGAGGCCGGTTCTTCGGCCGATGTGGCAAATGTAACAGCCTATCTTAAAAGAAAACTATCTACCGCTACAGGTGCATTCATCACCGTAAAAAGTGTTGCGCACACAGCGCCTATCAGGCTCATCTTAAATAAAACAGCCGATACGGTAATCAAAACCGAAGGCTATAAACTATCAGTAACACCTAAAAAAGTAGTGATCCGTGCTAATGATGCCGCGGGATTATTTTATGGTGTACAAACGTTTTTCCAGCTGCTGCCTAAAGAAATTGAAGGATTAGAAGTAGCCAAAGGGATAAAATGGACCGCACCCTCGGTTGAAATTACCGACTATCCAAGGTTTGGATGGAGAGGATTGATGTTTGATGTATCACGCCATTTTTTTACCAAGGCCGAGGTTAAGCAATACATCGATGCTATGGTTAAATACAAATTTAACCTGCTGCATTTGCACCTTACCGATGATGAAGGCTGGCGCGTGGAGATCAAAAGCCTGCCAAGGTTAACCGAAGTAGGATCGCACAACGTTAAAAAGGTAGGCCAGTTTGGTACGTTTACTCCACCTACAGCAGATGAGCCACGTACCTACGGCGGTTTTTATACCCAGGAAGATATCAAAGAGTTGGTACAATACGCCAAAGACAGGTTTGTGAACATCCTGCCCGAAATTGACGTTCCCGGCCACAGCCTTGCTGCGATAGTTGCCTACCCCGAGCTTTCATGCACACCGGGCGCCGATAAATACGTAGTAAACTCGGGCGAACCTTTCATGGATTGGAGCGGCCCGCATAACCGCGCTATTGTCGACAATACCCTTTGCCCGGCCAATGAAGCTGTTTATACTTTTATGGATAAGGTAGTTACCGAAATTGCGCAGTTGTTCCCCTTTGGCTATATCCATTTAGGGGGCGATGAGTGCGCCAAAAATTTCTGGGAGCAAAGCGATGCCATAAAGGCATTAATGGCCAAAGAAAACCTGAAAGACATGAACGAGGTACAGGCCTATTTTGAAAAACGGCTTGAAAAAATAGTAGAATCAAAAGGTAAAAAATTCATGGGTTGGGACGAGATCATTGAAGGCGGTCTGGGCCCTAATGCCGCGGTTATGAGCTGGCGAGGTATTCAGGGAGGCATCACCGCTGCTAAAGCTGGTCATGAAGTGGTAATGAGCCCAACTACGTTTGCTTATTTAGATTACATGCAAAGCGACCGCGTGAACGAAACAAAGATTTACGCCACGCTTCGCCTAAACAAAACCTACTCTTGGGAGCCGGTGCCCGACAGTGTGGATGCACGTCTCATTAAAGGTGGCCAGGCCAACTTATGGACAGAGCAGGTATACAACATTCGCCAGGCCGAATATATGACATGGCCTCGTGGCATGGCCATTGCCGAGGACGTATGGTCGCCAAAAGGAACTAAAAACTGGGACGGGTTTTTCGGCAGGGTAGAGAAGCACTTCCCGCGCTTTGATGAAGCCGAAACCAAGATAGCCCCAAGCGCTTATGACCCCTCATTTGACGCGGTGTTGAATCCTGATAGTACGTTAAAAATCACCCTGACCAATGAGGTAAACGGACTGGACATTTATTACAGCTTCGACAATTCGTTCCCGGACAGATTTTATCCTAAATACACAGCGCCGATAGATGCGCCTAAAGATGCCACTACATTAAAAGTGATCACCTATCGCGGTAAAAAACCAATTGGCCGTATGGTTACTATGCCATTGGCTGAGCTGAAAAGCAGGATTAAAAAGTAA